In one Vibrio sp. VB16 genomic region, the following are encoded:
- the cgtA gene encoding Obg family GTPase CgtA — translation MKFVDEAVVKVEAGDGGNGIVSFWREKFITKGGPDGGDGGDGGDVYLVADENLNTLIDYRFQRFYPGERGQNGSGGNCTGKRGQDKVLKVPVGTRAVDIHTNEIVGEVAEHGKQVMIAKGGWHGLGNTRFKSSVNRAPRQKTMGTKGEVRELRLELLLLADVGMLGLPNAGKSTFIRSVSAAKPKVADYPFTTLIPSLGVVSVVPGKSFVVADIPGLIEGAAEGAGLGIRFLKHLERCRVLLHMVDILPIDGSDPVQNALTIIDELEQYSEKVSQKPRWLIFNKIDLLPEDEANEKIQEIVDALGWEDEYFKISAVNKNGTKDLCYKLANFMDALPREKIELTEEDKVDFMWDDYHKDAISGKDVITEDGWDDDDDDDDIDDGHVIYVRD, via the coding sequence ATGAAATTCGTAGATGAAGCGGTTGTAAAAGTAGAAGCGGGTGATGGCGGTAACGGCATTGTAAGTTTCTGGAGAGAAAAATTCATTACCAAAGGTGGCCCGGATGGTGGCGATGGCGGTGATGGCGGCGACGTATATCTGGTTGCCGATGAAAACTTGAATACCCTTATTGATTACCGTTTTCAGCGTTTTTATCCTGGTGAACGTGGTCAAAATGGTAGTGGTGGTAACTGTACTGGTAAGCGTGGGCAAGACAAAGTTCTTAAAGTCCCCGTTGGTACACGTGCAGTAGATATACACACCAATGAAATCGTTGGTGAAGTCGCTGAGCACGGAAAACAAGTGATGATCGCAAAAGGCGGTTGGCACGGTCTAGGTAATACACGTTTTAAATCTTCTGTGAACCGAGCTCCACGTCAAAAGACAATGGGTACTAAAGGTGAGGTGCGTGAACTGCGATTAGAGCTGCTACTGCTTGCTGATGTAGGTATGCTAGGCTTGCCGAATGCAGGCAAGTCGACCTTTATTCGTTCAGTGTCTGCGGCTAAACCTAAAGTCGCTGATTATCCCTTTACAACCTTGATCCCTAGCTTAGGTGTGGTGAGTGTTGTTCCTGGAAAGAGCTTTGTTGTTGCGGATATTCCCGGGCTTATCGAAGGGGCTGCTGAAGGTGCTGGACTGGGTATTCGCTTCCTCAAGCACTTGGAGCGCTGTCGCGTTCTATTACATATGGTTGATATTCTGCCTATTGATGGTAGTGATCCTGTGCAGAATGCACTTACTATCATTGACGAACTTGAGCAGTACAGTGAGAAAGTATCGCAAAAACCTCGTTGGTTGATCTTTAATAAAATTGATCTTCTTCCTGAAGACGAAGCAAATGAGAAGATCCAAGAGATAGTCGATGCTTTAGGATGGGAAGATGAGTATTTCAAAATTTCGGCTGTAAACAAGAACGGGACCAAAGATCTTTGTTATAAGCTCGCTAATTTCATGGATGCGCTTCCAAGAGAAAAGATTGAATTGACTGAAGAAGATAAAGTCGACTTTATGTGGGACGATTATCATAAAGATGCAATATCTGGCAAAGATGTTATCACAGAAGATGGTTGGGATGATGACGATGACGACGACGATATAGATGATGGTCATGTTATCTATGTTCGTGACTGA
- the rpmA gene encoding 50S ribosomal protein L27, translating into MAHKKAGGSTRNGRDSESKRLGVKRFGGESVLAGNIIVRQRGTKFHAGTNVGIGKDHTLFALSEGKVKFEVKGPKNRKFVSIEAD; encoded by the coding sequence ATGGCACACAAAAAAGCTGGCGGTTCTACTCGTAACGGTCGCGATTCAGAAAGCAAACGTCTTGGCGTTAAGCGTTTTGGTGGCGAATCAGTTCTAGCGGGTAATATCATTGTTCGTCAACGTGGTACTAAGTTCCACGCTGGCACAAACGTTGGTATCGGTAAAGACCATACGCTTTTCGCTCTATCTGAAGGTAAAGTGAAATTTGAAGTTAAAGGTCCTAAAAACCGTAAATTCGTAAGCATCGAAGCTGATTAA
- the rplU gene encoding 50S ribosomal protein L21 produces the protein MYAVFQSGGKQHRVSEGQTLRLEKLDVETGATVEFDTVLMVANGEEIAIGAPLIEGGRVTAEVIQHGRGDKVKIVKFRRRKHSRKQQGHRQWFTEVKITGISA, from the coding sequence ATGTACGCTGTTTTCCAATCTGGTGGTAAACAACACCGAGTAAGCGAAGGCCAAACCCTTCGTTTAGAGAAATTAGACGTTGAAACTGGCGCAACAGTTGAGTTCGATACTGTTCTTATGGTAGCTAATGGCGAAGAAATTGCTATTGGTGCTCCTCTTATTGAGGGCGGTAGAGTAACTGCGGAAGTGATTCAACACGGTCGTGGCGATAAAGTTAAAATCGTTAAGTTCCGTCGTCGTAAGCACTCTCGTAAGCAACAAGGCCATCGTCAGTGGTTCACTGAAGTGAAAATCACTGGTATTAGCGCTTAA
- the ispB gene encoding octaprenyl diphosphate synthase, translated as MDFKAIQALTASDMVKVNEIIQAQLNSEVTLINQLGFYIVSGGGKRIRPLLALLSAKALGYQGNDHQMAAAFIEFIHTATLLHDDVVDESDMRRGKETANIAFGNASSILVGDYMYTRSFQMMTSLGSLKILSLMSEAVNVISEGEVQQLINCNDPDTSEKSYMQVIYSKTARLFESATQIGAILNDASEDIELAMQNYGKYLGTAFQLIDDVLDYTADGKEMGKNVGDDLAEGKPTLPLIYAMQNSNEQQSMMIREAIEKANGMERLDDILAVMQETGSLEYTTQLAYNEADKAIEELTILPESEYKDALIALAHLAVKRNK; from the coding sequence ATGGATTTTAAAGCTATCCAAGCACTTACTGCCAGTGACATGGTAAAAGTAAACGAAATAATTCAAGCTCAATTGAACTCAGAAGTAACATTAATAAACCAATTAGGTTTTTATATTGTTAGTGGCGGTGGGAAACGCATTCGCCCACTTCTTGCCCTTTTGTCGGCGAAAGCACTTGGATATCAGGGAAATGATCACCAAATGGCGGCTGCGTTTATTGAGTTTATCCATACTGCAACCTTACTCCATGATGACGTTGTTGATGAATCAGATATGCGCAGGGGAAAAGAGACCGCTAACATAGCCTTTGGTAATGCTTCTAGCATTTTAGTTGGCGATTATATGTATACTCGTTCTTTCCAAATGATGACAAGCTTAGGATCCTTAAAGATCCTTTCATTAATGAGTGAAGCGGTAAATGTAATTTCTGAGGGTGAAGTGCAACAGTTGATCAACTGCAATGATCCTGATACCTCTGAAAAGAGCTATATGCAGGTTATATATTCCAAGACAGCTCGGTTATTTGAATCGGCCACTCAGATAGGTGCCATTCTAAACGACGCATCTGAGGACATTGAGCTCGCAATGCAGAACTACGGTAAATACCTTGGTACGGCGTTCCAGTTGATTGATGACGTGCTTGATTACACTGCTGACGGGAAAGAGATGGGGAAGAACGTTGGTGATGACCTAGCTGAAGGAAAGCCTACCCTTCCTCTTATCTATGCCATGCAAAACAGTAACGAGCAGCAAAGCATGATGATTCGTGAAGCAATAGAAAAAGCAAATGGTATGGAAAGGTTGGATGATATCTTAGCTGTCATGCAAGAAACTGGCTCTCTCGAATACACCACTCAATTGGCCTATAACGAAGCAGACAAAGCTATTGAAGAACTTACTATCTTGCCAGAATCAGAATATAAAGACGCATTGATTGCCCTTGCCCATTTGGCTGTAAAACGAAATAAATAA